The genomic DNA AGACCGTTTCCTCCGATGACCCCTTCATCCGGGACCGCATAAGCTCGATCACCCGGATGCGTCTCACCATACGAGACATCGAGGAAGAGATAGCCGAACTGGAAACCACGAAACCACAGAAAAGATAAAGAAGGTCCCAAGGATAAGAGACCGTTTCAAGTCTCACGTTTCAGGTTTCAGGTTAGAGGCCAAAGAAGCGACTCTGCACTCTTCTACTCCAGCGGTTTTTCACCTGAGACCTGAGACCTGGAACCTGGGACCTTTTTCTGCAGCAGTTGCAGGAGTTCCTTCATCTCATCCTTGTCATAGAAGGCCTCTTCCGGCAACCAGATGCTCGTGCCGTCAAGGAAGCCGAGGCGGATCCCCTTCTTTGTTTTCTTGTACTCAACGAATTCCGTCCAGTCCCTGGCCGTCTCGTTCTGGGGTGAGCGTATCATTATCCTGCCCGGGTTGATGATGAGGGTCACCCCGGGGTCCTTCTTCGTTTCGGAGGCTCCCCCCGCCTTCCTCTTGTCCATCTCCGGTTTTGCCAGAAAGACCCAGATGATCGCCCCGCCGAGGAGGATCCAGAGGATACTGAAGATGTTGGGGTCCTTGCCGAAAAGGCCCGTCAGACCGATCATGAGGCAGAATATCCCGATGGTGCTTATGATGAACCTCTTGGCGGGAGCCATGGCGGCAGGTCTCTGCCGACTGGTCTCCAGCGACCGGACAAGGTCTTTCATCTTTTCCGGCTCATTGAACTTGTATATCTCCGAAAGAGGGACCTGAAACGTCAGTTCCC from Syntrophorhabdus sp. includes the following:
- a CDS encoding YcxB family protein, which codes for MPDIAATDGSGRELTFQVPLSEIYKFNEPEKMKDLVRSLETSRQRPAAMAPAKRFIISTIGIFCLMIGLTGLFGKDPNIFSILWILLGGAIIWVFLAKPEMDKRKAGGASETKKDPGVTLIINPGRIMIRSPQNETARDWTEFVEYKKTKKGIRLGFLDGTSIWLPEEAFYDKDEMKELLQLLQKKVPGSRSQVSGEKPLE